The genomic stretch CAGCTTGATGCCGTAAAGGCCGGGATTTTGGCAGGCTCCATTACCCAGAATCCGGTACAAATCGGTTATCAGGCGGTTATGCTGGCAGCAAAGGCGGCAACTGGACAACCGGTTAACGATATAGACACAGGCTGTCTATGGTACGACGCCTCGAATATGGACTCAGCAGAAGTAGCGCCATGTCTGTATAAATAAAACATAATTTAAAAGAAAAGAAAGCCGTTTCCGGTTCCTGCTTTTAGGAAGTTGGGAAATGGCTTTCTTTTCATTTTACGCAGCGTCCTACACAATGGATATATCAAATCTTAGCTTAATCGTCTGTTCCCTCTATAAAAAAGTCCACCCGCCTGTTCTTTCTTTTGCCTTCATTGGTAGAGTTATCTTCGACAGGATAATATTCGCTGTAGCCTATGGCAGAAAATTTTTTCGCTTCAATTCCGGAGGTATCCAGAAGCCACCTAAGAACGTTAACGGCACGGCTTGTTGAAAGCTCCCAGTTACTGGCATAGAGATAAGTATTGATTGGACGGTTATCCGTATGGCCTTCTATCCTGACCATTTTAAAGGAGTCCTGGTATGTTACCAAAATTTCAGAAATTTTCTGAAGCACAGGTTCTGCAGCGTCATCGATTTCGGCTCTTCCCGAATCAAAAAATACGGAAGCCGCAACACGCAACAAAATCCGATCGTTCCCCAGCTTTGTAACGCTTAATTCATTGGTAAGCTGTTCTTCCTCTATATATGTTTTAATGTATTCATAGAGCTTGTTGAACTCTTCTGCATTCGATACGAAATTGTTTTGCTGCTGGATTGCAGCCGCTTCTTTTTCTCTTTTGTTTTCCTGAATCGTAAGTGCCTGATTCATCATGGCAAATGCAAACAAAATTACGAAAATAGCAAGTAAATCAGTCATCAAATCACTGTAGCTGTCTTGCCAACTTGCCTCTTCCTCCTCATATTCCTCTTCAATCCTATGGAATCTGCCCATAACGAATCAGTCACCTCCTTGATTTAAAACGAGATTTCGTTTTTTCAGCATCTTCCCCTTCCGTATCCAGGGCTATATTTGCAAATGCCTGCAATTCTTCTCTGATCAGCCTTGGATTTTTCCCCTGCTGTATTCCAGCCAGTCCCTCAATCAACAGCTCTCTTCTTGTTTCCTCTTCTTTATTCATAAATTTCAGCCTCTTAGCCAGAGGAGCAAAGATGACGTAGGCGACAAAAGCTCCGTAAAAAGAAGAAACCAGTTCCAGCGCCATCATGGGGCCCAGCGTACTTGCATCATCCAGATTATTCAGCATGGGGATAAGGCCTACATAGGTTCCAAGAAGCCCCAGTGCAGGAGCCGTAGCCGCTATCATATCCAGCATTGCGGCACCCTTTTGATGCCGCTGTTTCATGAAATAAGTAGAACCTTCCAATAAATTTCTCAACTGATCTTCATCCGCACCATCAATGATATGTTGAATTCCCATCTTCAAGAATGCATCATCAGTTAAATCATCAATATGATTATCAAGAGCCAGAAGCCCATCCTTCCGGGATATTTCAGCACATCTGACTAAAGAAGTAATATCCTTTTTTAAATCAAAATGTGAATTTGAAAATGCCTTTTTAGTTACAGTCCCTATGGTTTTAAGCCTTTGAGGAGGAAATGCCATTATAGTGGCTCCTATGGTTCCACCGAAAATAATAAATGCCGAGGGTACGTTCCAAAATAATTCTGCATGACCAGATACAAATACGGATCCGACTATCAAAGATGCACCAAATACAAGTCCGATCAATGTTGAGCTTGTAAATTTAAACATTTAAAACCTCCTAACAGTAATTTTCAGAAGTATAAACCTCTTAGGTATTTTGCATGACAATCTTATATCGGTTGATTAAACATAGGATTTAATGGCAGTTAAGTGATCAAATGTTTTCTTTATGCTATCTTTATATTACTACCGGAATTGATATCCTTCGTTAAGACAAAATGCTTTTTATGAAGACAATTTTTGTTATGAAATCTTCCCAGAACCCTTGACACAAAGTAGTGTAAATGATATATTTACAGTTATAAACTGTAACTGATTAAAGTACAGAATCAAAAACCTTCGCATTGCAAAAGAGATATAGAATTAGGGTTTTCCATTGATAAGAGTGTGGGGACGATGCCCTGATGGTTCTATACGCGGGTTGGAATTGCATTTGGCTATGCAAGGGGACAGCTTTCCGAGGATATTATGAAAAGCATCAAAGAGCAGACGATGAAAGGAGAGCGGAATTGAATCTATGGGTAAGTACAGGGAAAGAAGAAGAAAAATTAAAAGAAACAGAAATATAGCAGTGGGCGTGATGCTCTTAGCAGCCCTGTCAGCAGGAGGATATCTGTATTCCAGGGCCGGTTCCAACAGCCCGCAGTTAGTGGGAGAGACAGAAAAGGGAACTGCCGCGGACCTTAAGGATAAAATCCTTACCGCAGCCAGGGTGGGACAGACAGACTTGACCGGGCTTACGGTAATGGAGGCTGAAGAAACCCTGAATGAGCGTTATCAGTGGGAGCTGATTGTCAGTGACGGGAAGGATTCGGTTTTATTGGACAATCTCATAGAACCACAGCTTCAGGCGATTATAAAGCAATTGGAGGGAACGCCCCCGGATCAGACACAGCAGTATGAAATTGATTATGAGGCATTAAGAGAGCCATTTATCAGTCAGGCGGCTTCGCTTGCAGAACGCTGGAATAAAAGTGCAGTCAATTCCGAGCTGGAGTCTTTCAATAAGACAAGCGGAGCTTTCGTGTATACAAAAGAACAGAACGGCCGGGTTCTGGATCGGGAAAAGCTGGTGGAACAGCTGATGGAAGCGGTAAAATCAGAGAATTACCAGGCTGAAATCATGGCTGATTTTAAGGAAACATCTCCTGAAATGACTCAGGCCCAGGCAAAAGAGCAGTATGAGGTCGTTGGAACCTTTACCACGACGACGACGGAAAATAAAAACAGAAATCAAAACATCCGTCTGGCAGTAGATTCTCTCAATGGACTAATTCTTAAGCCGGGAGAAGAATTTTCCTTTAACAATACCACAGGGAACCGTACAAAGGAAAAAGGATATCAGCCCGCCGGTGCATACCGGAACGGAGTTCTGATTGAAGAACCGGGAGGAGGCGTGTGCCAGGTATCCACCACTCTGTATCATGCCATCATTGAAGTCGGCTTTAAAACCACGGAGCGCAATGCCCACAGCTTTGCACCGTCCTATGTGGAAAAGGGACAGGATGCTATGGTCAGCTTTGACGGCTACGCAGGTCCGGATCTAAAATTTATAAATACCAGCGGTCATACCATGGCGGTCCGGGCTGCACTGGACGGGAAAAGCTTAAAGATCTCTCTGGTGGGGCTTCCTGTCCTGGAGGATGGGGTAAAAGTGACAATCCGCTCCGAGAAGGTTCGTGATTTGGAGCCGATGGAGCCTGTATACGAAGAAAATCCTTCATTGCCCTATGGAACGGAAAAGGTAGTCGATAAGGGCTCCACCGGCGGCGTTTATAAAAGCTACCGGGTGTATAAAAAGGGAGATACTGTGATAAAGGAAGAGCCGCTTCATAATAGTACTTATAAAGGGAAACCTGCAGTCATTAATCGGAATACCACGGTGCCTCCTGCGGAAACCGAGTCCCAGACGCCTCCTGAGACACAGCCGCAGGCCACGGAAGTGCAAGAGAATTCTGAGATCGGACCTGGGGGTGGAGGTTCTGAGACTATTGTTCCTGATACGGACATACCGGTGGTTCCGGCAGCAGAATAAGATATGGAAAAAGGTACTTCAAACGTTTTACAAACGCTTGGAGTACCTTTTTTTGTAAATCTACCGCTGTCAGTCGATAAAGCCTGGTTATATTTTCGGTATAGAATGCGGCATGAGTTAATGCAACAGCAACCAGTTTAAAATTAGTTGCAAAGGAAACTAATTTATGTTAAGCTAGAGATAGTTTCCTTTGAAACTATATTGAAAGAG from Lacrimispora sphenoides JCM 1415 encodes the following:
- a CDS encoding VanW family protein; its protein translation is MGKYRERRRKIKRNRNIAVGVMLLAALSAGGYLYSRAGSNSPQLVGETEKGTAADLKDKILTAARVGQTDLTGLTVMEAEETLNERYQWELIVSDGKDSVLLDNLIEPQLQAIIKQLEGTPPDQTQQYEIDYEALREPFISQAASLAERWNKSAVNSELESFNKTSGAFVYTKEQNGRVLDREKLVEQLMEAVKSENYQAEIMADFKETSPEMTQAQAKEQYEVVGTFTTTTTENKNRNQNIRLAVDSLNGLILKPGEEFSFNNTTGNRTKEKGYQPAGAYRNGVLIEEPGGGVCQVSTTLYHAIIEVGFKTTERNAHSFAPSYVEKGQDAMVSFDGYAGPDLKFINTSGHTMAVRAALDGKSLKISLVGLPVLEDGVKVTIRSEKVRDLEPMEPVYEENPSLPYGTEKVVDKGSTGGVYKSYRVYKKGDTVIKEEPLHNSTYKGKPAVINRNTTVPPAETESQTPPETQPQATEVQENSEIGPGGGGSETIVPDTDIPVVPAAE
- a CDS encoding motility protein A, whose amino-acid sequence is MFKFTSSTLIGLVFGASLIVGSVFVSGHAELFWNVPSAFIIFGGTIGATIMAFPPQRLKTIGTVTKKAFSNSHFDLKKDITSLVRCAEISRKDGLLALDNHIDDLTDDAFLKMGIQHIIDGADEDQLRNLLEGSTYFMKQRHQKGAAMLDMIAATAPALGLLGTYVGLIPMLNNLDDASTLGPMMALELVSSFYGAFVAYVIFAPLAKRLKFMNKEEETRRELLIEGLAGIQQGKNPRLIREELQAFANIALDTEGEDAEKTKSRFKSRR
- a CDS encoding OmpA/MotB family protein, translated to MGRFHRIEEEYEEEEASWQDSYSDLMTDLLAIFVILFAFAMMNQALTIQENKREKEAAAIQQQNNFVSNAEEFNKLYEYIKTYIEEEQLTNELSVTKLGNDRILLRVAASVFFDSGRAEIDDAAEPVLQKISEILVTYQDSFKMVRIEGHTDNRPINTYLYASNWELSTSRAVNVLRWLLDTSGIEAKKFSAIGYSEYYPVEDNSTNEGKRKNRRVDFFIEGTDD